From Candidatus Afararchaeum irisae, the proteins below share one genomic window:
- a CDS encoding haloacid dehalogenase type II, whose protein sequence is MTRQDEALCFDMYGTLCDTSSVREEISDVFGITESFGASVDELWRRKQLQYSYQSAQMGEYETFWEITSKALDYSVDFYSLDASSDETERLMEAYDSLDPFPDSLDALDSLSDGYRLAVLSNGNPDMLERLAENTGIDGYVDDIISADEVSDFKPSPVVYENAADRLDRQIGNCRLVSSNAWDIAGASQAGMATAWVNRKTEPEERVGGEPDLVVESLSDLAEELTS, encoded by the coding sequence GTGACACGACAAGACGAGGCTCTGTGTTTTGACATGTACGGAACCCTGTGTGACACTTCGAGCGTCAGGGAGGAGATATCTGACGTGTTTGGTATCACCGAGAGCTTCGGAGCCTCGGTAGACGAGCTCTGGAGACGCAAACAGCTCCAGTACTCGTACCAGTCCGCCCAGATGGGAGAGTACGAGACCTTCTGGGAGATTACGTCGAAGGCTCTCGACTACTCAGTCGACTTCTACTCACTCGACGCATCCTCCGACGAGACAGAACGTCTGATGGAGGCGTACGACAGTCTCGACCCTTTCCCCGACAGCTTAGATGCTCTCGACTCACTCTCCGACGGCTACAGACTCGCGGTACTCTCGAACGGAAACCCCGATATGCTCGAAAGACTCGCCGAGAACACGGGGATAGACGGCTACGTGGACGACATAATAAGTGCCGACGAGGTCTCTGACTTCAAGCCGTCGCCCGTCGTCTACGAGAACGCCGCGGATAGACTCGACAGGCAGATAGGTAACTGCCGTCTCGTGTCGTCGAACGCGTGGGACATAGCAGGAGCCTCACAGGCGGGTATGGCGACGGCTTGGGTAAACAGGAAGACGGAGCCCGAGGAGAGGGTTGGCGGAGAGCCGGATCTTGTCGTCGAGAGCCTCTCGGATCTGGCGGAGGAGCTAACTTCTTGA
- a CDS encoding FAD-binding oxidoreductase — MSDYRVLSVEDVGEDTVSLEIESPAELSESASPGQFVEISAEIDGEEVSRYYTISSPYVTESFETTVEVDPEGDLSPYLSAPGDSVSVSVEGPYGSSYYEGEEEVVVLAGGPGVGPAVGVADRAVDDGGSATVVYYDDEPVHRDRLDAVDADEEGRVIYVETDAGFEDAVSDAVGSGSQVFVYGFEEFVEKARRALEDAGYGLDEAKIESFG, encoded by the coding sequence ATGTCAGATTACAGAGTCCTATCAGTCGAAGACGTCGGAGAAGACACAGTCAGTCTCGAAATAGAGTCACCAGCCGAACTCTCGGAGTCGGCGTCGCCGGGTCAGTTCGTCGAGATATCGGCTGAGATAGACGGCGAAGAAGTCTCACGTTACTACACTATCTCGTCACCGTATGTCACCGAGAGCTTCGAGACGACTGTCGAGGTCGACCCCGAGGGAGATCTGAGTCCTTACCTTTCGGCTCCGGGGGACTCGGTCTCCGTCTCGGTCGAGGGTCCTTACGGCAGTAGCTACTACGAGGGAGAGGAGGAAGTCGTCGTCTTAGCCGGAGGTCCCGGCGTAGGTCCCGCAGTCGGTGTAGCCGATAGGGCAGTCGACGACGGCGGTTCGGCTACTGTGGTCTACTACGACGACGAGCCCGTCCACCGTGACAGGCTCGACGCAGTCGACGCCGACGAGGAGGGGAGAGTCATCTACGTCGAGACTGACGCCGGATTCGAGGACGCAGTCTCGGACGCCGTCGGGTCGGGAAGCCAGGTCTTCGTCTACGGCTTCGAGGAGTTCGTGGAGAAGGCGCGCCGAGCTCTCGAAGACGCTGGATACGGCTTAGACGAAGCTAAGATAGAGTCGTTTGGATGA
- the pyrI gene encoding aspartate carbamoyltransferase regulatory subunit produces the protein MEELRISPIRNGTVIDHIPQGQSIDVLRILGIDESTRDTVSVAMNVPSEEMEKKDIVKVEGREIEEDEAAIIALIAPDVTVNMIRDYDVVEKYEVSMPDEIVGILDCPNPNCITNTDEPVETRFDVVVPSESESAELQCHYCETVVKGDVTDLLRGSGS, from the coding sequence ATGGAGGAACTCAGGATAAGTCCGATACGTAACGGAACCGTGATCGACCACATACCACAGGGACAGTCTATCGATGTCCTGCGTATACTTGGAATAGACGAGTCGACACGTGACACCGTGAGCGTAGCGATGAACGTCCCGAGCGAGGAGATGGAGAAGAAAGACATAGTCAAGGTCGAGGGAAGGGAGATAGAGGAGGACGAGGCTGCTATAATCGCGCTGATCGCTCCCGATGTGACTGTAAACATGATACGTGACTACGATGTCGTAGAGAAGTACGAGGTCTCTATGCCCGACGAGATAGTAGGGATACTCGACTGTCCCAACCCCAACTGTATAACAAACACCGACGAGCCCGTAGAGACGCGTTTCGACGTCGTAGTTCCGTCGGAGTCGGAGTCAGCCGAGCTACAGTGCCATTACTGCGAGACGGTCGTCAAGGGCGACGTCACAGATCTACTCAGAGGATCAGGCTCGTAG